Proteins encoded within one genomic window of Vairimorpha necatrix chromosome 3, complete sequence:
- a CDS encoding proteasome subunit RPT6 (RPT6): MSSSICRDFYINEIDKIDVQIQKKKKVLQHLEQERAELNKQVRQLREEISIVQEPSSNVGTISEKMGKKQVLVKTNPDGKYLVKVEPHINYDELKPGVRVALRSDSFEVHRILPLKVDPLVSLMMVDKVPDSTYNMIGGLDEQIKEIQEVIELPIKHPELFENLGIAQPKGVLLYGPPGTGKTLLARAVAHHTMCKFIRVSGSELVQKYIGEGSRLVRELFVMAREHAPSIIFMDEIDSIGSSRTDSSSGGDSEVQRTMLELLNQLDGFESQQNIKVIMATNRIDILDSALLRAGRIDRKIEFPQPKESARLEILRIHSKKMNLTKGIDLDSIASKLVGSSGAEVKAVCTEAGMFALRERRVHVTQEDFELAVSKVMKKATDPNGDLRKLLK; this comes from the coding sequence ATGTCCTCATCTATTTGTagagatttttatataaacgAGATTGACAAGATTGATGTCCAAATCcagaaaaagaagaaagtTCTACAACATTTAGAACAAGAAAGGGCAGAATTGAATAAACAAGTCAGACAATTAAGGGAAGAAATCAGTATTGTACAAGAACCCAGTAGTAATGTGGGGACTATATCTGAAAAGATGGGCAAAAAACAAGTTCTAGTGAAGACGAACCCAGATGGTAAATATCTAGTCAAAGTCGAGCCTCATATAAATTATGACGAGTTGAAGCCTGGCGTGAGAGTGGCTTTGAGAAGTGACAGTTTTGAAGTTCATAGGATTTTACCTTTAAAAGTTGACCCACTAGTGTCTCTGATGATGGTTGATAAAGTGCCTGATTCTACGTACAATATGATAGGAGGACTAGATGAACAGATTAAAGAAATACAAGAAGTAATTGAGTTACCAATTAAGCACCCTGAGTTATTTGAGAATTTGGGCATAGCTCAGCCAAAGGGTGTGCTTCTTTACGGGCCCCCTGGGACGGGCAAGACCCTCCTGGCCAGGGCTGTGGCTCATCACACCATGTGTAAGTTTATTAGAGTGTCCGGCTCGGAATTGGTCCAGAAATATATTGGAGAAGGGTCGAGACTAGTGAGGGAGTTATTTGTCATGGCAAGAGAACACGCCCCctctattatttttatggaTGAGATTGACTCTATTGGTTCCTCCAGGACTGACTCCTCTTCGGGGGGAGACAGTGAAGTGCAGAGGACCATGTTGGAATTATTAAACCAGTTAGACGGATTTGAGTCTCAGCAGAATATCAAGGTTATTATGGCTACTAATAGGATAGACATCCTTGATTCTGCTCTACTTAGAGCAGGGAGAATTGACAGGAAGATCGAGTTCCCTCAACCAAAGGAGTCTGCTCGATTAGAAATATTGAGGATACATTCTAAGAAGATGAATTTGACCAAGGGCATAGACTTGGACAGCATAGCTTCTAAGTTGGTAGGGTCTTCTGGCGCCGAAGTAAAGGCAGTCTGCACTGAGGCGGGGATGTTTGCCCTTAGAGAGCGCAGAGTTCATGTGACACAAGAAGATTTCGAGTTGGCAGTTTCTAAAGTCATGAAGAAAGCGACAGATCCAAATGGAGATTTGaggaaattattaaaataa
- a CDS encoding cyclin protein, giving the protein MTNIKRESNSDKSITDINDISNSDKSIDQRSELINLCNKYKLPLNVKNTCIKIYNKIHNILNIDDLIFHILAVAAKCEEIHTLNIPFRHLKHESQIHEALDFQYDFPSIYLKMSSILIKLQLNGMGDYTEKYEEACLLLDKLLIKDNDEYSDIEKVVCVLGLPENITGYLCNIERVKRLSKYL; this is encoded by the coding sequence AtgacaaatataaaacgaGAATCTAATAGTGACAAATCTATTACAGATATAAATGATATATCTAATAGTGACAAATCTATAGATCAGAGATCTGAACTCATTAATCTTTgtaataaatacaaattacctttaaatgtcaaaaatacttgtataaaaatttataataagatCCACAATATTCTCAATATTGATGACCTCATCTTTCACATTCTGGCAGTCGCGGCCAAATGTGAAGAGATCCACACTCTCAATATTCCTTTTAGACATCTCAAACATGAATCCCAAATCCACGAAGCCTTGGATTTTCAGTATGACTTCCCTTCTATTTACCTCAAGATGAGCtcaatattaattaaattacaattAAATGGCATGGGAGACTACACTGAGAAATATGAAGAAGCGTGTTTATTATTAGACAAATTACTAATAAAAGACAATGACGAGTACAGTGACATAGAGAAAGTGGTGTGTGTATTGGGACTTCCTGAGAATATAACAGGGTATTTATGCAATATTGAAAGAGTCAAAAgattatcaaaatatttatga
- a CDS encoding protein YOP1 has protein sequence MEDIKNISSKFPILNKIERDLKIPKEYALLASVLLVIILIMSTPIGPIITSLIGVIIPLRETLLVLKQVNPNKDEIRHLLIFWVTFGLLTSLDAYSRFIVSFIPMFYTLKFFLLLYIGPSRFRGSKVVYDVIISKIPERWYINDNGINSALSKADAVAKEAAKKIQEKKHE, from the coding sequence ATggaagatataaaaaatatttcatcaAAATTCCCtattcttaataaaatagaaagaGACTTAAAAATCCCTAAAGAATACGCCCTCTTAGCTTCTGTTCTTCTAGTAATAATCTTAATCATGTCGACACCCATAGGCCCAATTATAACTTCCCTTATAGGAGTAATAATTCCTCTAAGAGAGACACTCTTAGTCCTCAAACAAGTAAACCCAAATAAAGATGAAATAAGACATCTCTTAATATTCTGGGTGACTTTTGGGCTTCTTACTTCTCTGGATGCATATTCCCGATTTATTGTATCTTTTATACCAATGTTTTATACCTTAAAATTCTTCTTACTTCTTTATATTGGACCTTCAAGATTTAGAGGGAGTAAAGTCGTCTATGATGTAATAATAAGTAAAATACCAGAGAGGTGGTATATAAATGATAATGGGATAAATTCAGCACTTAGTAAAGCAGACGCAGTGGCCAAAGAAGCAGCGAAGAAGATACAAGAGAAAAAACATGAATAA
- a CDS encoding tRNA-specific adenosine deaminase 2 (ADAT2), with translation MHDFFLDQAYDQAVLAYEAHEVPVGCVIVHKGEIISRSHNLTNSLSTPLAHAELNALKNIESLNLSGRDLVFYITCEPCVMCLGILERLECTVYFGCTNGIFGGTSVVKCKKDFLNNMNSKKCYEILQKFYKRENINAPSDLRKHKPPTN, from the coding sequence ATGCATGACTTCTTTCTTGACCAGGCCTATGATCAAGCCGTCTTGGCTTATGAAGCACATGAAGTCCCCGTGGGCTGTGTCATAGTCCACAAAGGGGAGATCATCAGTAGATCCCACAATCTGACTAATTCTTTGAGTACTCCTCTAGCACACGCAGAGCTCAATGCTCTGAAGAATATTGAGTCTCTTAATCTTAGTGGCAGAGATCTTGTCTTTTACATTACTTGTGAGCCATGTGTAATGTGTCTGGGTATTTTAGAGAGACTAGAGTGCACTGTCTATTTTGGGTGTACAAATGGGATATTTGGAGGAACAAGTGTAGTAAAATGTAAGAaagatttcttaaataatatgaaCAGTAAGAAGTGTTATGAAATATTACAGAAGTTTTATAAGagagaaaatataaatgcGCCCTCTGATTTAAGAAAACATAAACCTCCCACAAATTGA
- a CDS encoding myosin: MQTDDLCKLLDTTEENLIKILEERYLSNRIYTNAGIVLISINPYTNLNLYGKNIMNAYFNISSCDPHIYNICENAFQDMSISNQTIMISGESGSGKTENTKLLQDYLITRTGTNKDLKDKIDALTIILESFGNAKTILNDNSSRVGKMISYYIDDTIKGIKLKTFLLEKSRVTHQNEGECNFNIFYQLCKYKNLKIENDYINTNDNISKNYKNVKNALRSLGFENIDFIENILLVILYFGFMQFNYKNNKICINKMKFTKSILEILKIDENFLEDVLLKKEIRVNEEVLVKYNTIEEALIIRDSISRILYVKIFDFLVSKINDTLCTTSGPCINILDIFGFEVFKENSLDQLCINYANEKIQDDFIKKIFEVKQEEYKKELENYNFVPFNSNISLIEELERRCGLFDLIDEESKNKFGSTNNLRNKILSYIKNGIKIKSNDIIIVKHFIKDVEYNIKDFINKNREVKIDEKFFNKIFKEKFGNTTVLNDFLYSLRSLFNEINSTQIKYIRCIKPNNKKRNIFDKEVVHDQLVSTGILEVIKINQQIYTYEMNKEEWYKKYEKYKNILEGKTKIYFNSEVKVGIEISEKMRDDRKRKIMNWFMKELIKKKEGLNDPKYIIEKPIKNEKTISLKNISQAAISNVLKSINPFKSKENLPNIDIEKNNKKECIKFKDENVSTADIIMNTIFGEEEEEPKEEINVDMKKKDMKSDSGNVVNTITELKNLSSENIEATEINTTNFDTANIDAANFDTANIETANIDTANIDNSNLNKTKLERCNTKLEDLIIMNTGTTKIDEEDLENDTTNLVALKDTNTDTIKIDSINLDGHYASNIENHTLNQIISEDTNTDDIKINEEDLKNDTTNLVALKDTNTVNIKLDMINSDGRETIQENHSINSKDTNTDYIKINTVEELENISTNLEASENMNTLLKIDTVENSTLCDLPRLNRTNPCIIEISDLMDETQEKSSVPNQNFTSPTQCPNCANLELKYKFVSEALREANIKLSSPVINIIEPASTLFSRLFYLYLENIPTSGSVPRSEMLSFAHSAFLITKKSNKIQRESILIFIEEISLRSKYYEKSIPSLLFFLSNLVEYSKLVEDLRDLQDLIRKMFINLSDYYLEMIKDLIPSSITDHQELSNFKCNDSFIKKIFKPFTIQRLIKTLDIINNQIEFYYLDKEYKKSIINYILSNINTNIFNSIIIKNNFLSFNRCIQINYNLNQIYIWLNEIDAVESRDKFRHVMEIIKIVNMTYSSEVDLEDIKENCEILTSGQIRTLLMKMGYEQEIVREDIFISCEPLRFVDKIEKIEENFVVPRFVPSEEIKFVTE; the protein is encoded by the coding sequence ATGCAAACAGACGACTTATGTAAATTATTAGACACCACCGAAGAAAATCTCATTAAAATACTAGAAGAGAGATATTTATCAAACAGAATTTATACTAATGCAGGTATAGTTTTGATTTCTATAAATCCATATACAAATCTAAATTTGTACGGTAAAAACATTATGAATGcgtattttaatatttcatcATGCGATCCACacatttacaatatttgcGAAAATGCCTTCCAAGACATGTCAATATCAAACCAAACAATCATGATCTCAGGAGAAAGTGGATCTGGAAAAACtgaaaatacaaaattactacaagattatttaataacTAGAACAGGAacaaataaagatttaaaagataaaattgatGCACTTActataattttagaaagTTTTGGAAATGCCAAAactattttaaatgataataGTAGCAGAGTTGGCAAAATGATAAGTTATTACATTGATGATACGATAAAAggaataaaattgaaaactTTTCTACTAGAAAAAAGTAGAGTTACGCATCAAAATGAAGGAGaatgtaattttaatattttttaccaattgtgtaaatataaaaatttgaaaattgaaaatgatTACATAAACACAAatgataatatttctaagaattataaaaatgtaaaaaatgctTTAAGAAGTTTAggttttgaaaatattgattttatagaaaatattttgttggtgattttgtattttgGTTTTATGCAATTTaactataaaaacaataaaatctgcataaacaaaatgaaatttacaaaatcaattttagaaattttaaaaattgatgaaaattttttagaagatgttttattaaaaaaagaaattagaGTTAACGAAGAGGTACTTGTAAAGTATAATACGATAGAAGAAGCATTAATAATTAGAGATAGTATTAGTAGAATTTtgtatgtaaaaatttttgattttttagtttcCAAAATTAATGATACTTTATGTACTACAAGTGGTCcatgtataaatattttagatatttttggGTTTGAAGTTTTCAAAGAGAATTCTTTAGATCAACTTTGCATAAATTATGCAAATGAGAAAATCCAagatgattttataaaaaagatttttgaagtaaaacaagaagaatataaaaaagaattagaaaattataattttgtacCTTTTAATTCTAATATTAGTTTAATAGAAGAATTAGAAAGAAGATGTGGATTATTTGATTTGATAGATGaagaaagtaaaaataagtttGGTAgtacaaataatttaaggAATAAGATATTatcttatataaaaaatggaataaagataaaatctaatgatattattatagtaaagcattttattaaagatgtagaatataatatcaaagattttattaataaaaatcgaGAAGTAAAAATagatgaaaaatttttcaataaaatttttaaagagaAATTTGGAAATACGACAGTATTGAATGATTTCTTATATTCGTTAAGAAGtttatttaatgaaataaataGCACACagattaaatatataagatGTATAAAACCGAATAAtaagaaaagaaatattttcgaTAAAGAAGTAGTACATGATCAATTAGTAAGTACTGGAATATTAGaagttattaaaattaaccAACAAATTTACACTTATGAAATGAATAAAGAAGAATGGTATAAGAAATATGAGAAGTATAAGAATATATTAGAAGGCAAgactaaaatatattttaatagtgAAGTCAAGGTAGGTATAGAAATATCAGAGAAGATGCGAGATGATAGAAAGAGGAAGATTATGAATTGGTTTATgaaagaattaataaaaaagaaagaaggACTTAATGATCCCAAGTATATTATTGAGAAAccaattaaaaatgaaaaaacaataagtctgaaaaatataagtcAGGCTGCTATAAGTAATGTATTAAAAAGCATTAACCCGTTTAAAAGCAAAGAGAATCTGCCAAATATCGACATAGaaaagaataataaaaaggaatgtattaaatttaaagatgAGAATGTTAGCACAGCTGATATTATAATGAACACAATATTTGgggaagaagaagaagaaccaaaggaagaaataaatgtagacatgaaaaaaaaagatatgaAATCTGATTCAGGAAATGTAGTCAATACGATCACAGAACTCAAGAACTTAAGCTCTGAAAATATAGAAGCTACAGAAATTAACACTACAAACTTCGATACAGCAAACATTGATGCAGCAAATTTCGATACAGCAAATATTGAAACAGCAAACATCGATACAGCAAATATTGATAATAGCAATCTGAATAAAACAAAGTTAGAAAGATGCAACACAAAGTTAGAAGATTTAATCATTATGAACACAGGCACCACGAAGATCGATGAGGAAGATTTAGAAAATGATACTACGAATTTAGTTGCCTTAAAAGACACGAATACAGACACCATAAAGATTGactcaataaatttagatgGTCACTACGCGTCAAATATAGAAAACCATACTTTGAATCAAATTATTTCAGAAGATACGAACACAGACGATATAAAGATCAATGAGGAAGATTTGAAAAATGATACTACGAATTTAGTTGCCTTAAAAGATACGAATACGGTCAATATAAAACTTGACATGATAAATTCAGATGGTCGCGAAACTATCCAGGAAAATCATTCTATAAATTCTAAAGATACGAATACAGATTATATAAAGATCAATACAGTGGAAGAGTTGGAAAATATTAGCACGAATTTAGAGGCTTCAGAAAACATGAATACATTATTGAAGATCGATACAGTGGAGAATTCCACATTGTGCGATTTGCCCAGACTAAATAGGACCAATCCTTGCATTATTGAAATTTCAGATCTCATGGATGAAACTCAAGAGAAATCCTCTGTGccaaatcaaaattttacatcTCCCACACAGTGTCCAAATTGTGCGAATCTTGaattaaaatacaaattcgTCAGTGAAGCACTCAGAGAAGCAAATATCAAATTGAGTTCCCctgttataaatattatagagCCCGCCTCTACTCTCTTTTCTCGccttttttatctttatctCGAGAATATTCCGACTTCTGGTTCAGTGCCCCGCTCAGAAATGCTATCTTTCGCCCACTCTGCCTTTTTGATCACTAAAAAGTCCAATAAGATCCAAAGAGAAtcaattttgatttttatagagGAAATATCCTTAAGATCCAAGTATTATGAAAAGTCTATTccttctttattatttttcttaagTAATTTAGTAGAATATTCCAAATTAGTCGAAGATCTCAGAGATCTGCAAGATTTAATCAGGAAgatgtttataaatttatcagaTTACTATTTAGAGATGATTAAGGATTTAATTCCTTCTTCGATTACAGATCACCAagaattatcaaattttaaatgtaatgACTCGTTCATTAAGAAGATCTTTAAACCGTTTACTATACAGAGACTTATTAAGACTCtagatattattaataatcaaatagagttttattatttagataaggaatataagaaatctattataaattatatattaagtaatattaatactaatatttttaatagtataattattaagaaTAATTTCTTAAGTTTTAATAGATGTATAcagataaattataatttaaatcagatttatatttggtTAAATGAGATAGACGCAGTAGAGTCTAGAGATAAATTTAGACATGTTATGGAGATTATTAAGATTGTGAATATGACTTATAGTAGTGAAGTAGATTTGGAAGATATTAAAGAGAATTGTGAAATATTGACCAGTGGACAGATTAGGACATTATTAATGAAAATGGGTTATGAGCAGGAGATAGTAAGGGAAGATATTTTCATATCTTGTGAGCCGCTTAGATTTGTAGATAAAATTGAGAAAATAGAAGAGAATTTTGTAGTGCCCAGATTTGTACCCAGTGAGGAGATCAAATTTGTGACCgagtaa
- a CDS encoding peptidyl-prolyl cis-trans isomerase, whose translation MATECFFDVKIGTEEPERVEFVLYDDVVPKTAKNFSELCKKSTPDGYKNSIFHRIIPRFMAQGGDITNGNGYGGKSIYGEKFSDENFIKKHNKKYLLSMANSGKNSNGSQFFITFVECDWLDNAHVVFGEVKGEPEILKKLEAVGSNSGKTKKPVIVVDSGVLKE comes from the coding sequence ATGGCCACTGAATGTTTTTTCGATGTAAAAATTGGTACTGAAGAACCAGAAAGAGTTGAATTTGTCTTATACGATGATGTGGTCCCTAAAACagcaaaaaattttagtgAATTATGCAAGAAGAGCACACCCGATggttataaaaattcaatcTTCCACAGAATTATACCAAGATTCATGGCTCAAGGAGGAGATATTACTAATGGAAATGGATATGGTGGAAAAAGTATCTACGGGGAAAAATTTTCagatgaaaattttattaaaaaacataataaaaaatatcttttaagTATGGCCAATTCTGGTAAAAATTCTAATGGAtctcaattttttattacatttgTAGAGTGCGATTGGCTTGACAATGCGCATGTCGTCTTTGGAGAAGTTAAAGGAGAAccagaaatattaaaaaaactggAAGCAGTTGGTTCCAATAGTGGTAAAACAAAGAAACCAGTGATTGTTGTTGATTCTGGAGTTCTTAaagaataa
- a CDS encoding glutaredoxin encodes MSLLETLINEKRTCILTMEECQDTVRGLAILYANNVEFETFKKEENPDLVEDVIKKYNFKYYPTIFIKGEFIGGDKELDEYFKIHNEIKRI; translated from the coding sequence ATGTCTTTATTAGAAACattaataaatgaaaaaagaaCCTGTATCTTGACAATGGAAGAATGTCAAGATACTGTAAGAGGACTAGCAATATTATACGCCAATAATGTGGAATTtgaaacttttaaaaaggaAGAAAATCCTGACTTAGTGGAAGATGTTATTAAAAAgtacaattttaaatattatcctacaatttttataaaaggaGAGTTTATAGGAGGAGATAAAGAATTGgatgaatattttaagattcataatgaaattaaaagaatttaa
- a CDS encoding mitosis entry checkpoint protein MEC3 (MEC3), which translates to MISFDNSSIVIKKLELLRKYASMVTVTKNSLTTKKMQIIFPDTQMLIKEVSTVTLKISDLIQILTKSEQCTKNKNFIISKYKYNDIEIEKKYKKFDEVLVLPCSEPNLSIRINQILILSDSDFIIKCDQTGLFEMSSNSLIETEFKLKNCTIINSKIENVIVKVKSRDLKILENFQNDKIFCFFSDYILVYILEDTITNIVMIPILLK; encoded by the coding sequence ATGATTAGTTTTGATAATTCTTCTATAGTGATAAAAAAGTTAGAGTTACTTAGAAAATACGCCTCAATGGTAACAGTaactaaaaattctttaactactaaaaaaatgcagATTATTTTTCCTGATACACAAATGTTAATTAAAGAAGTCTCAACCGtcacattaaaaatatcgGATTTAATTCAAATCCTTACAAAATCAGAACAATgcacaaaaaataaaaattttattatttcaaagtacaaatataatgatATTGAAAttgagaaaaaatataaaaaatttgatgaGGTTTTGGTACTCCCATGTTCCGAACCAAATTTAAGTATCAGAATAAACCAAATTCTCATATTAAGTGATAGcgattttattattaaatgtgATCAAACAGGATTATTTGAAATGAGTAGTAATTCCTTAATAGAGACggaatttaaattaaaaaattgtacaATAATAAACAGCAAAATAGAAAATGTAATTGTTAAAGTAAAAAGTAgagatttgaaaatattagaaaattttcaaaatgataaaattttttgttttttttcagattatattttagtttatattttggaaGATACTATTACAAATATTGTGATGATTCCAATACTActaaaatga